The DNA segment CGACCCATAACCAGTGAGTCCACGGCGAATGATGTCAGAGCGGCGGCCAGCTTGAGGGGATCGATAATGGCCGGCACGCCGGGACAGGGGGTGATGTCATTGTTGATTGCGTGCGGCAGGATGCAACCGAAACAGGCCTCATCCGGTCGCTGCACTAAACAGTAACATTGGTCGCCATCGCGCGACACAGCGCAAAACACGGCAGGAAGTTGCTTGCGAACAGCCCACTCAGCCACAGCCCGACGCGACTGATCGGAATCCACGCCGCATACAACCACATTAGGAGCAAAGTCGATCCCTTTTTCAATAGCTTCCTCGAAGTAGTAAGGATACGCCGTAATGCGGTTGCCCAAATAGCCATCCTTAGAAACATTGCGGGCGAGACAGATCGCCTTGTTCTTGCCTAAATCGCTGAGTGTGAACCGCTGGCGGTTGAAGTTGGTCAGATCAACCGTGTCACCA comes from the Candidatus Zixiibacteriota bacterium genome and includes:
- a CDS encoding ThiF family adenylyltransferase, whose translation is MAMLAFSLTKCRFTFASQGKECAMRRRDCTYSLKSKSFQSPDLRNQGTDRDRVWSRQGGFPWWNQEAALKSRILQVGGGGLGSEILYSLVKKGYSEIDEIDGDTVDLTNFNRQRFTLSDLGKNKAICLARNVSKDGYLGNRITAYPYYFEEAIEKGIDFAPNVVVCGVDSDQSRRAVAEWAVRKQLPAVFCAVSRDGDQCYCLVQRPDEACFGCILPHAINNDITPCPGVPAIIDPLKLAAALTSFAVDSLVMGRPIGWNYREIRLAGFMPELVRTVSRNPECPLCCKNRGGQS